A portion of the Streptomyces sp. NBC_01335 genome contains these proteins:
- the miaB gene encoding tRNA (N6-isopentenyl adenosine(37)-C2)-methylthiotransferase MiaB, translating into MTSSSDRSLAVDVQELKSYEIRTYGCQMNVHDSERLSGLLEDAGYVRAPEDADGDADVVVFNTCAVRENADNKLYGNLGRLAPMKTKRPGMQIAVGGCLAQKDRDTIVKRAPWVDVVFGTHNIGKLPVLLERARVQEEAQIEIAESLEAFPSTLPTRRESAYAAWVSISVGCNNTCTFCIVPALRGKEKDRRTGDILAEIEALVAEGVSEITLLGQNVNAYGSDIGDREAFSKLLRACGKIEGLERVRFTSPHPRDFTDDVIAAMAETPNVMPQLHMPMQSGSDSILKAMRRSYRQERFLGIIEKVRAAMPDAAISTDIIVGFPGETEEDFEQTMHAVREARFANAFTFQYSKRPGTPAADMDGQIPKEIVQERYMRLSALQEEISWEENKKQVGRVLEVMVAEGEGRKDGSTHRLSGRAPDNRLVHFTKPEGTVRPGDVVTVEITYAAPHHLLAEGATLAVRSTRSGDAWEKRNAAAAAKPAGVMLGLPTIGAPAPLPAGSAPGCGCD; encoded by the coding sequence ATGACCAGCAGCAGCGACCGGAGCCTCGCAGTGGACGTTCAAGAACTCAAGAGCTACGAAATCCGTACGTACGGATGCCAGATGAACGTCCACGACTCGGAGCGGCTGTCGGGCCTGCTGGAGGACGCCGGTTACGTCCGTGCCCCCGAGGACGCCGACGGCGACGCCGACGTCGTGGTCTTCAACACGTGCGCGGTCCGTGAGAACGCCGACAACAAGCTCTACGGCAACCTCGGCCGACTCGCCCCGATGAAGACCAAGCGCCCCGGGATGCAGATCGCGGTCGGCGGCTGCCTCGCCCAGAAGGACCGCGACACCATCGTGAAGCGGGCCCCGTGGGTCGACGTGGTCTTCGGCACCCACAACATCGGCAAGCTCCCGGTGCTGCTGGAGCGCGCCCGCGTCCAGGAAGAGGCGCAGATCGAGATCGCCGAGTCCCTGGAGGCGTTCCCGTCCACGCTCCCCACCCGCCGCGAGTCGGCCTACGCCGCGTGGGTCTCCATCTCGGTCGGCTGCAACAACACCTGCACCTTCTGCATCGTGCCCGCCCTGCGCGGCAAGGAGAAGGACCGCCGCACCGGCGACATCCTGGCCGAGATCGAGGCACTGGTCGCCGAGGGCGTATCCGAGATCACCCTGCTCGGCCAGAACGTCAATGCCTACGGCTCCGACATCGGCGACCGCGAGGCGTTCTCCAAGCTGCTGCGAGCCTGCGGGAAGATCGAGGGCCTGGAGCGCGTCCGCTTCACCTCGCCGCACCCCCGCGACTTCACCGACGACGTGATCGCCGCGATGGCCGAGACGCCTAACGTGATGCCGCAGCTCCACATGCCGATGCAGTCCGGCTCGGACTCGATCCTGAAGGCCATGCGCCGCTCCTACCGGCAGGAACGCTTCCTCGGCATCATCGAGAAGGTGCGCGCCGCGATGCCGGACGCCGCCATCTCCACCGACATCATCGTGGGCTTCCCCGGCGAGACGGAGGAGGACTTCGAGCAGACCATGCACGCGGTGCGCGAGGCCCGCTTCGCCAACGCCTTCACCTTCCAGTACTCCAAGCGCCCCGGGACCCCGGCCGCCGACATGGACGGGCAGATCCCCAAGGAGATCGTGCAGGAGCGCTACATGCGCCTCTCCGCCCTCCAGGAGGAGATCTCCTGGGAGGAGAACAAGAAGCAGGTCGGACGCGTCCTGGAGGTCATGGTCGCGGAGGGCGAGGGCCGCAAGGACGGCTCGACCCACCGGCTCTCCGGCCGCGCCCCCGACAACCGCCTCGTCCACTTCACCAAGCCGGAGGGCACCGTGCGCCCCGGTGACGTGGTGACCGTCGAGATCACCTACGCCGCCCCGCACCACCTGCTCGCCGAGGGCGCCACGCTCGCCGTGCGCTCCACCCGGTCCGGCGACGCCTGGGAGAAGCGGAACGCCGCCGCGGCGGCCAAGCCCGCCGGCGTGATGCTGGGCCTGCCCACCATCGGTGCCCCGGCTCCGCTGCCGGCCGGCTCCGCGCCGGGCTGCGGCTGCGACTGA
- a CDS encoding class III extradiol dioxygenase subunit B-like domain-containing protein, whose product MLVAAAVSPCPPLLVPEVAAGAAPELDPVRAACAEALADLARARPDLLIVVGPAAEGERGTFPAGAAGDFRGFGVDLGVRLGTGTSAGATPDDGTPSRPLPASLAVGAWLLAAAGWTASPVEGLGVGEPLSPERCAEAGRGLAERAERVALLVMGDGSACRTVKAPGYLDPRAEGFDAAAARALGAADVRALAEIDAPLAYALKAAGRAPWQVLAGAADGAGLRGRPLYEDAPYGVGYTVAAWS is encoded by the coding sequence ATGCTTGTCGCCGCCGCCGTGAGCCCCTGCCCGCCCCTGCTGGTCCCCGAGGTCGCCGCCGGGGCCGCCCCCGAGCTCGACCCGGTCCGGGCCGCCTGCGCCGAGGCCCTCGCCGACCTCGCCCGGGCCCGCCCCGATCTGCTGATCGTGGTCGGGCCCGCGGCGGAGGGCGAGCGGGGCACCTTCCCCGCGGGGGCCGCCGGGGACTTCCGCGGCTTCGGCGTCGACCTCGGCGTCCGCCTCGGCACCGGCACCTCTGCCGGTGCCACCCCTGACGACGGCACGCCCTCCCGTCCGCTGCCCGCCTCGCTCGCCGTCGGCGCCTGGCTGCTCGCGGCGGCCGGCTGGACCGCGTCCCCGGTGGAAGGGCTCGGTGTCGGCGAACCGCTCTCCCCGGAGCGCTGCGCCGAGGCCGGACGGGGCCTGGCGGAGCGCGCCGAGCGGGTGGCCCTGCTGGTGATGGGCGACGGCAGTGCCTGCCGCACGGTCAAGGCGCCCGGCTATCTGGACCCCCGCGCCGAGGGATTCGACGCCGCCGCCGCGCGGGCCCTGGGCGCGGCGGACGTGCGGGCCCTCGCGGAAATCGACGCCCCCCTCGCGTACGCCCTGAAGGCGGCGGGGCGGGCCCCCTGGCAGGTGCTCGCCGGCGCCGCGGACGGGGCGGGCCTGCGCGGCCGGCCGCTGTACGAGGACGCGCCGTACGGAGTGGGCTACACCGTCGCCGCCTGGTCCTGA
- a CDS encoding antitoxin, translated as MGFLDNLKARLGPAKEKVGDKVGDLAQQHGGKIGQGLDKAARTVDEKTKGKYSDKIQNGTQKAKDTVDRLGHKDAQGPGPTTGFDGTGGTPPPPAH; from the coding sequence ATGGGGTTCCTGGACAATCTGAAGGCCCGGCTGGGACCGGCGAAGGAGAAGGTCGGCGACAAGGTCGGGGACCTCGCACAGCAGCACGGGGGCAAGATCGGGCAGGGCCTGGACAAGGCCGCCCGCACGGTCGACGAGAAGACCAAGGGCAAGTACAGCGACAAGATCCAGAACGGCACGCAGAAGGCGAAGGACACGGTGGACCGCCTCGGCCACAAGGACGCGCAGGGCCCGGGCCCGACGACGGGCTTCGACGGCACGGGCGGCACGCCCCCGCCGCCGGCCCACTGA
- the miaA gene encoding tRNA (adenosine(37)-N6)-dimethylallyltransferase MiaA: MRNPVPAPRVITVVGPTAAGKSDLGVFLAQRLGGEVVNADSMQLYRGMDIGTAKLTVPERDGVPHHLLDVWDVTRTASVAEYQRLARAEIDRLLSEGRSAILVGGSGLYVKGTIDALEFPGTDPEVRARLEQELAERGPGALHERLAAADPGAGRAILPSNGRRIVRALEVIEITGKPFTANLPGEEPVYDALQIGVDVERPELDARIALRVDRMWEAGLVDEVRALEAQGLREGLTASRALGYQQMLAALAGECTEDEARAETVRATKRFARRQDSWFRRDPRVHWLGGGELDREELPDRALTLVERAVTL, translated from the coding sequence GTGAGAAACCCAGTTCCGGCACCCCGCGTCATCACCGTCGTCGGCCCCACGGCAGCAGGCAAGTCCGATCTGGGGGTGTTCCTCGCCCAGCGGCTCGGCGGCGAGGTGGTCAACGCCGACTCCATGCAGCTGTACCGGGGCATGGACATCGGCACCGCGAAACTCACCGTCCCCGAACGCGACGGCGTCCCGCACCACCTGCTGGACGTCTGGGACGTGACCCGCACGGCCAGCGTCGCGGAGTACCAGCGCCTCGCCCGCGCGGAGATCGACCGGCTGCTCTCGGAAGGCCGGTCCGCGATCCTGGTCGGCGGCTCGGGGCTGTACGTGAAGGGCACCATCGACGCCCTGGAGTTCCCCGGCACCGACCCCGAGGTGCGCGCCCGGCTCGAACAGGAACTGGCCGAACGCGGCCCCGGCGCCCTCCACGAGCGGCTCGCCGCCGCCGACCCCGGCGCCGGCCGGGCGATCCTGCCCAGCAACGGCCGCCGCATCGTCCGCGCCCTCGAAGTCATCGAGATCACCGGCAAGCCGTTCACCGCCAACCTTCCGGGCGAGGAACCGGTCTACGACGCCCTCCAGATCGGAGTGGACGTCGAACGCCCGGAGCTCGACGCCCGGATCGCCCTGCGCGTCGACCGGATGTGGGAGGCGGGCCTGGTGGACGAGGTCCGGGCGCTGGAGGCCCAGGGGCTGCGCGAGGGGCTCACCGCCTCCCGTGCGCTCGGCTACCAGCAGATGCTCGCGGCGCTGGCCGGCGAGTGCACCGAGGACGAGGCCCGCGCCGAGACCGTGCGCGCCACCAAGCGTTTCGCGCGCCGTCAGGACTCCTGGTTCCGCCGTGATCCGCGGGTCCACTGGCTCGGCGGTGGGGAGTTGGACCGGGAGGAACTCCCGGACCGGGCCCTGACGTTGGTCGAACGAGCGGTCACACTCTGA